The genomic DNA CTGGGATTCCTTCATCACCCTGGCTGCCAAAGATCCCGAAGAATATCAGCGCGAACCAGCTGCGATTGAAGCGAATTTAATTAATGTCGATCTCTCCAAAGTGACTGCTCAGGAGATTTACGATCGCGATGTCGAACTACGCCGGGTGTCCGGCTACAAGTTCCGTAACGCGCGGGACAAAGTTTACAAGTATGAGGGTTTATTGTTGGTGCGAGCCAGCGAATTGCCTCAGCCGGTTCCGCCAGGGCATTTCCTGCGACAGTTCGGTCAATCGGACCGGGAAGTGATTCAGGGGAACTTTGATGCCGGTTCAGTCCCTCAGGTTCTGCAGATGTTCAATGGACCGCTCACTCACATGCTGCTGGCGCCGGCTTCGTATCTTCACTATAACGTCGTGAATGCCCGGACTCCAAGCGATCGTATTGATACGGTCTTCCTCAGCATTTTGAACCGGTTCCCCACAGATGAAGAACGGCTCGTTGCTGAAGACGAAATCAAAACCAATGGCCCCGCCGGTTACGGCAACGTCATCTGGGCATTGGTGAATACACGCGAATTTTTGTTCGTTCAATAAAACAGCGAAACAGCCTGCCTTGGTTTGAGGGCAGGCTGATTTCTCTCTTCCCATATACACTCTCATTGAGTTTAAGGATTATTAAGATGCTCAAAGATCTCATTTCATCGACGAGCGAACCGAATCGCCGTCAGTTTATGGAATACGCCGCCAAAGCCTGCCTCGGCGTGACTGCGTTTCCACTGCTCTCTCAGTCCGTCGTTTACGCGGCTCCCGATACCGCCAAAGCCAAGAATGTCATTTACCTGTTCATGTCGGGAGCGATGACTCATATCGACTCCTTCGATCTGAAACCTGGCCGTGAAGTTCAGGGCGAAACGACCGGAATCAGCACCAAAGTTCCCGGTATGAAATTCGGTAACAACCTACCAGGACTGGCGACTCAAGCTGATAAACTGGCTGTCATCAATTCGCTGTACACAGAAACGGGCGACCACGAAGGAGCCCGCTATCTGATGCGAACCAGCTACAAGCAAATCAGCACCATTCGCCACCCTCACATGGGTGCAATGGCAACCGAACAGCTTGGACGTCGCAACAAAATGCTGCCCGATAATGTCATTATCAATGGCGAAGCCCGTCATCCGGCCAACGGATACCTTGATCCTGCGACCAGTCCACTCCCCGTCGGCGATCCACTGCGAGGTCTGGAAAACACCAAGGCTCCTGAATACCTCAAGGAAGATTCCTTCAAACGCCGCATGAATTTGATTTCCAAGTTCGATAAGAATTTTCAAGCGAACTACAAGCAAACCAAAGTCGACGCCTACAACGATTTTTACTCTCAGGCAGAGACCCTCGTCTCCAGTGAAGATCTGAAAGTCTTTGACCTGTCCGAAGAGAAGCAGGAACTCCGGGACGAATACGGCATGGATCGATTCGGTCAGGGCTGTCTGCTCGCACGTCGTCTGGTCGAAAAGAATGTCCGCTTCGTCGAAGTCACCACCGGTGGCTGGGACATGCATACCGACATTTATGAACGACTTCCAGGCCGACTGGGCAATGTCGATAAAGCGATGACCGCACTATTGAAAGACCTCGATTCCCGCGGTCTGCTCAAAGATACGATGGTCGTGCTGACCACCGAGTTCGGTCGATCACCGAAAATCAATCAGAACGCCGGCCGCGACCATCACCCCGCAGCCTTCTCCAGTGTGATGGCTGGCGCCGGTGTCAAAGGTGGACAGGTTTACGGAGCCTCCGATGAAGACGGCAAATATGCGGTCGACAATCCGGTCGCTGTCGAAGACTTCAACGCCACCATCGCCTCGGCAATGGGCATGGACTTGAGCAAAGAAATCATCGCTCCTAACGGACGCCCCTTCCGCGTCGCCCACGATGGAGCCCCGGTGGATGAGTTGTTGAGCTAAGCCTTAGATGTGAAATTAACAGGGGGATTCCTTTCCGCGTGAAGAGGGATCCCCCTTTTTTGATTCATCGTCAGTAAATAGGGGCTTCTCTTCGAGAGCGCCCCTGCTGGACGTTGCTACGATTCTTTGAATATGCTTATGCAAGACCATCCGTAATTCCAACTCCCAGCCAGGAGAGACCATGATCTCAAATATCAGCCGTCGCTCGTTTATTCAGCATTCTGCAATTGCTGCCCTTGGTTCGGGGCTCATCCCGTCTGCTGTCTCAGCTGCGCCCAATGTTGAGAAAATGCGATTTGGGCTTGTCACCTATCTCTGGGGACAGGATCTGGATTTACCAACATTGCTGAGGACTTGTGAGAAATCCGGCATTGGTGGTGTTGAACTTCGCACCGAACATAAACATGGTGTCGAACCGAGCCTCTCTTCTCATGAACGGAGCGAGGTGAAAAAACGCTTTGCCGATAGCCCCGTGACATTAGTCGGCTACGGCTCCAATGCTCAGTTTCACGAAGCCGATCCGGCTAAAGTCAAAGCCAATATCGAACTGACCAAACAATATGTCCAACTGATGCACGATTGCGGAGGCAGTGGAGTCAAAGTGAAACCCAATGGGTTTTCACCGGATGTCTCTCATGAGAAAACGATCGAACAGATTGGTCAGTCTCTGAATATCGTTGCCCGCTACGCTGCCGATTTTGGTCAGCAGATACGAGTCGAAGCCCACGGTCGGGGCACCCAGGAACTCGATGTCATGCAGGCAATTTTTAAGGTCGCAGATCACAAAAATGCAACGGTGTGCTGGAACTGCAACACGGTTGATACCAACGGACAAGGTTTGGAGCACAAATTCAATCTGGTCAAGAATCGCCTGGGTGCTACAGTCCATGTGCATGAACTGAGAGCCGGCAGTTATCCGTATCAGGAGTTAATCAATCTGCTCAAAGGCGTCGACTATCAAGGCTGGATCCTCCTCGAAGCCGGCGGCAACCCCGATGACAAAGTCGCTGCTCTGACGGAACAACGCGCACTCTTCGAAAAGATGATTCGCTAAGTCATATTGGCGAAAAGATAGATTTCGCTTCTACAGTTTAATATTAAGTTATGCACAGCTTCAATTGCTGAAATAACACGGATTAGGGACTCTCAGACTACGATTCAATACCCTCAGCATCCTCTGCAGTCCGCTGAATTGACAGTGGCTCTTTGAATGTCATTGTGCGATATGGGAATGGAATTTCGATTTCTGCAGCATCCAGAGCCGATTTGATGGCAAAAATCACTTCGCTTCGGGTCTTCACTTCATCAACGGGACGAGGGTTCGCCCACCAGCGAATGAGAAAATCGATACTCGACGAGCCAAACTGCTGAGCGAACACTTCTGTCCCCCGCGATTGATCGATCAGCTTGCAGCCATCGACCGCTTTCTGCAACACATCTATGGCTTTGTCTAATGGGGTATCATAAGAGACGCCACAAACCACCGACATCCGTCGATGCTTTTCGTGCGTCATCACCCGGACTGGTTCTTTAAATAACTGAGCATTCGGCAGCGTTATCAACTGGCCATCAACCTGGCGAATGGTTGTCATGCGAATGTCAATATCCTGAACTTCTCCCTCGTTATCTCCGCAGGCGATGTAATCACCGGGATCAAAAGGAAATTTCCAGAGAATAAAAATCCCGGCAAAAAAGTTCTCGAAGATATCCTTGAATGCAAAGCCAATCGCGACCGAACCTAATCCGAGGACTGTAATTGCTTTCGAAGGAGTCATGCCGGGGAAGATGATGATGGCGACGATCATCAAGCCGACAACCCAGATCACAATTTGA from Rubinisphaera italica includes the following:
- a CDS encoding DUF1501 domain-containing protein, with protein sequence MLKDLISSTSEPNRRQFMEYAAKACLGVTAFPLLSQSVVYAAPDTAKAKNVIYLFMSGAMTHIDSFDLKPGREVQGETTGISTKVPGMKFGNNLPGLATQADKLAVINSLYTETGDHEGARYLMRTSYKQISTIRHPHMGAMATEQLGRRNKMLPDNVIINGEARHPANGYLDPATSPLPVGDPLRGLENTKAPEYLKEDSFKRRMNLISKFDKNFQANYKQTKVDAYNDFYSQAETLVSSEDLKVFDLSEEKQELRDEYGMDRFGQGCLLARRLVEKNVRFVEVTTGGWDMHTDIYERLPGRLGNVDKAMTALLKDLDSRGLLKDTMVVLTTEFGRSPKINQNAGRDHHPAAFSSVMAGAGVKGGQVYGASDEDGKYAVDNPVAVEDFNATIASAMGMDLSKEIIAPNGRPFRVAHDGAPVDELLS
- a CDS encoding sugar phosphate isomerase/epimerase family protein, encoding MISNISRRSFIQHSAIAALGSGLIPSAVSAAPNVEKMRFGLVTYLWGQDLDLPTLLRTCEKSGIGGVELRTEHKHGVEPSLSSHERSEVKKRFADSPVTLVGYGSNAQFHEADPAKVKANIELTKQYVQLMHDCGGSGVKVKPNGFSPDVSHEKTIEQIGQSLNIVARYAADFGQQIRVEAHGRGTQELDVMQAIFKVADHKNATVCWNCNTVDTNGQGLEHKFNLVKNRLGATVHVHELRAGSYPYQELINLLKGVDYQGWILLEAGGNPDDKVAALTEQRALFEKMIR
- a CDS encoding mechanosensitive ion channel family protein; the protein is MQGEAPEVSTSSAAGGEELISEELQKKIQEDPGSVIVESVLKIWDDFLVHLPLLVVGFVVLLLTWLIANIVGRIVRWSMSKSNLRSGLKSLFGQLIQIVIWVVGLMIVAIIIFPGMTPSKAITVLGLGSVAIGFAFKDIFENFFAGIFILWKFPFDPGDYIACGDNEGEVQDIDIRMTTIRQVDGQLITLPNAQLFKEPVRVMTHEKHRRMSVVCGVSYDTPLDKAIDVLQKAVDGCKLIDQSRGTEVFAQQFGSSSIDFLIRWWANPRPVDEVKTRSEVIFAIKSALDAAEIEIPFPYRTMTFKEPLSIQRTAEDAEGIES